A genome region from Lucilia cuprina isolate Lc7/37 chromosome 3, ASM2204524v1, whole genome shotgun sequence includes the following:
- the LOC111690376 gene encoding myc protein: protein MAKLCSPYGTSPNSSFLSELSVNGFSDDFHRIQPDSFDLIFDDLPSIYGDIQKMESDNGFSSYGSDMDLDMDVKTEVRNTDLMWWTAPPTTILSTSASSMSSDISSGVSLAAVMGGSAHNSNSPQTPSLQIKVEKEELYAPTVVTAKKVNPMKFKQDTVQIKQEPTDDVEQQLAHHQIPNSKTTPTAATQTTSTQQPHPVMLVSTANINNIPPGTSLLRKSQQQQQQKKSQQQTRGTLHITKRGDQLLPSANAINTSNHIISTDSTSLFNTSASSTNSLLYQRPDTPHSLDDDCSTTEFKHNVDLRACVMGSNNISLTEEHEFVKNVSQDALDTSKKLIDTRRYMGSNNIFLTEKQEFVKNVSQELQDTSKKQIDTRLAINYSFVDVLDVINNTGEYLKTPTTTTSSSSSGFSSYHSAHNNGSMRSSESVSDEESTMGSSSSSLLDEISYGAGGVSPVSSQSSNSSTQHYMQHRDHSYTRCKDGMDDLSTNLETPSDSEEEIDVVSINDKKLPTNPSDKDRRVLQTKVADKFSAARIVKNPNGLRTIPPRRGSYEFPYTPASSSPVKSVNNSRFPSPSATPYQNQYTTKYVQQQQQMMAVVVSDSSTGVPINTLSSNDKSRKRLLANAANNSNLLNSSELSASVTSVVSMPPTKKHRGKKTKHLVTAVQLPNGILKRHYSVDETADTIEKRNLHNDMERQRRIGLKNLFEALKKQIPSIKDKERAPKVNILREAAKLCEALTREDQQLMEQKAKLKEELRRKREILAKLRAAQQLD, encoded by the exons ATGGCAAAACTTTGCAGTCCTTATGGGACCTCACCCAATAGCTCTTTTCTCAGTGAGTTATCAGTCAATGGTTTCTCTGATGATTTCCATCGCATACAACCCGATTCTTTTGATTTGATATTCGATGATTTACCCTCCATTTATGGCGATATACAAAAAATGGAATCAGACAATGGTTTTTCATCGTATGGCAGTGACATGGATTTAGATATGGATGTCAAGACCGAAGTACGTAATACAGATTTAATGTGGTGGACAGCACCACCCACTACTATTCTATCAACATCCGCCTCCTCCATGTCCAGCGACATTAGTTCGGGGGTATCATTGGCCGCCGTAATGGGTGGCTCTGCCCACAACAGCAACAGCCCACAAACGCCTAGTTTACAAATTAAGGTAGAAAAAGAAGAGCTGTATGCACCCACCGTGGTTACAGCCAAAAAAGTAAATCCTATGAAATTTAAACAGGATACAGTACAGATTAAACAAGAACCTACAGATGATGTTGAGCAACAGTTGGCTCATCACCAAATACCAAATAGCAAGACAACGCCTACAGCTGCAACCCAAACAACGTCAACCCAACAACCACATCCTGTTATGCTAGTAAGTACggcaaatattaataatataccACCTGGCACCTCGTTATTACGCAAATcccagcaacaacagcaacaaaagaaATCACAGCAACAGACACGCGGCACTCTACACATAACAAAACGTGGTGATCAACTATTGCCCTCAGCTAATGCCATTAACACCAGCAACCACATAATATCTACAGACTCTACTAGCCTATTCAACACCTCCGCCAGCTCTACCAACTCCCTACTCTATCAACGTCCCGATACACCACACAGTTTAGATGATGATTGCTCTACAACCGAATTCAAACATAATGTCGACCTAAGAGCCTGTGTCATGGGCAGCAATAACATTTCTCTCACCGAAGAACATGAGTTTGTGAAAAATGTTTCGCAAGATGCACTGGATACGAGTAAAAAACTTATCGATACACGTCGATACATGGGCAGCAATAACATTTTTCTCACCGAAAAACAGGAGTTTGTGAAAAATGTTTCACAAGAACTACAGGATACGAGTAAAAAACAAATCGATACACGTCTCGCTATCAACTACTCCTTTGTCGATGTCTTAGATGTTATCAATAATACCGGCGAATATCTAAAAACTCCCACGACGACGACGAGTAGTAGTTCGAGCGGTTTCAGTAGTTATCATTCGGCTCATAACAATGGTTCAATGCGTTCCTCCGAATCTGTTTCCGATGAAGAATCAACAATGGGTTCAAGTTCATCATCGCTATTGGATGAAATCAGTTATGGTGCTGGTGGTGTCTCGCCGGTATCAAGTCAATCGTCAAATAGTAGTACGCAACATTATATGCAACATCGAGATCACAGTTATACACGCTGCAAAGATGGCATGGATGATTTGAGCACAAATTTGGAAACACCCTCGGATTCTG AAGAAGAAATCGATGTGGTTTCAATCAATGACAAAAAATTACCCACAAATCCCTCGGATAAGGATCGTCGTGTTCTCCAAACTAAGGTTGCTGATAAATTTAGTGCTGCTCGCATTGTTAAGAATCCTAATGGCTTACGCACCATACCACCACGTCGCGGTTCCTATGAATTCCCCTATACCCCAGCTAGCAGTAGTCCGGTTAAATCTGTTAATAATTCACGTTTTCCCTCACCTTCTGCTACACCCtatcaaaatcaatataccactAAATAcgtgcaacagcaacaacaaatgatGGCCGTAGTAGTAAGCGATTCATCAACCGGTGTACCCATCAATACCTTAAGTTCCAATGATAAATCACGTAAACGTTTATTGGCCAATGCTGCTAATAATTCGAATCTTTTGAATAGCAGTGAATTGAGTGCCTCGGTCACTTCGGTTGTCAGCATGCCACCCACTAAGAAACATCGTGGTAAGAAAACCAAACATTTGGTTACCGCTGTCCAATTGCCCAATGGCATTTTGAAACGTCACTATAGTGTGGATGAGACTGCCGATACAATTGAGAAGCGTAATTTACACAATGATATGGAACGTCAAAGACGTATTGGTTTGAAAAATCTATTTGAGGCTTTGAAAAAGCAAATACCCAGCATTAAGGATAAGGAACGTGCACCCAAGGTGAATATTTTGCGTGAAGCCGCTAAGTTATGTGAAGCTTTGACTCGTGAAGATCAACAGTTGATGGAGCAAAAGGCTAAACTTAAAGAAGAACTTAGAAGAAAACGTGAAATTTTAGCCAAGTTGAGAGCTGCTCAACAGTTGGATTGA